TGATCATGCCGATGCGCATCACGAAGATCCACACCAGCAATTGGATCTGGATCGACTGGAAGGCGGCGCCCGCCGTGCCTTCGTTGATCGCCAGCAGGATGAAGGTGATCAAGGCCACGCCGGTGACGCCGTAGGTCTCGAAACCGTCGGCGGTCGGGCCGACCGAGTCGCCCGCGTTGTCGCCGGTGCAGTCGGCGATGACGCCCGGGTTGCGCGCGTCGTCTTCTTTGATTTTGAAGACGATTTTCATCAGGTCGGAGCCGATGTCGGCGATCTTGGTGAAGATACCACCGGCGATACGCAGGGCCGCGGCGCCGAGCGATTCGCCGATCGCGAAGCCGATGAAGCACGGGCCGGCGTAGTCGCCCGGGATCACCAGCAGGATGAAGAGCATGATCACCAGCTCGATGCTGATCAGCAACATGCCGATGCTCATGCCGGATTTCAGGGGGATCGCCATCGTCGGGAAGGGCTTGCCTTCCAGGCCGGCGAACGCGGTGCGGCTGTTGGCGAAGGTGTTGATCCGGATGCCGAACCAGGCCACCGTGTAGCTGCCGAGAATACCGACGATGCTGAAGAAGACGATGATGATCACCTGCAGCAGGTTCATGCTGCGCAGGAAGCCGAAATAGACGATCATGATCGCGGCGATGAACGCCCACAAAATCGCAATGAACTTCCCTTGGGTGATCAGGTAGGTTTTGCAGGTTTCATAAATCAGCTCGGAGATTTCGAGCATGGCTTTGTGCACCGGCAAATTGCGGATTTGCATGAACTGCATCATGCCGAAACCGATGCCGAGGAAGCAGATGATCAGGCCGATCCAAAGCAGCGTGCTGCCAGGAATGCCGCCCATGAACGTTTGACTGCTCAGATCGGGAACGATGAGGTCGGCTTCGCTGGCCAACGCCAGGTTGGCGGCGAGCAGCAGGACGAGCAGAATCGCCGTCGCGGCGAGCCTACGCGCCCAAGGGGAACGGATAAAATTCATGACTCCCTCCTTCACAAGACGTGAATCAATGAAGAAAACACTTCAGATCGGTTTATTAACCGGACAATCTAAAATTTCGGTTCTTCATACCCGAATTTGCCGCAACTGATGCACTTAATTAGGTTGCTTGGTCGCGGCGTATTTAATAGCAGTCAGACCCGGTTGTCAATGGGGAAAATGCCAATGAATGAATGGCCATTCAGTTCCGGAGACGGCGCGCCGGACGCTCCTACGCATCGACGAATAACTTATTCCACCACCGTTGTTCGACAACCTTGCAATCGGCCGCGCCGGAAAGAAAATCAAGCAACATTCGCTTGGCAATCCCGGCGATTGCCTCGCCTTTCGCAGTTTTGTTGATCTTGTCGCGGCGGCGAAAAACGATCGCGTTCCGACCGGTTGTTTCTAGACGAAACGACCGCTGCCGGCGTGGATAAAAGAACGAGAAACGGCTATTTGGGAATGATCGGCGCATCGCCACGAAACGAAATTTTATTTTCGCCCGGTTTCCCGGTCCGCCGGGGCCATGATCGGCGTCAGCGTTATTTTAATTTGTTTTCCGCCGCGCAAAACCGTCAGGACGGCCGGGCGATCGGCGATCAGCAGGCTCACGGTCCGGGCCAGGGCGGCCGCGTCGTGCACCTGGGTCTTGTTGACCGCCAGAATAATATCGTTTTTCGCCAATCCGGCCCGCTCGGCCGGGCCGGCGGCGATCACATCGGTGACGACCCCGCCCCGGGCTTCGCTCAATTCCATTCGCTTGGCCAGGTCGGGCGTAACCTCGCCCACTTCGATCCCGATGTACGAGGCCCGCACCCGGCCATAGCTGAGCAAATGCGGCACGACTTCCTTCGCCAGGTTGCTCGGCACCGCGAAACCGATGCCCTGCCCGCCGGCGATGATCGCCGTGTTCACGCCGACCACCGCGCCGTGCAGATCGAGTAGCGGCCCGCCGCTGTTGCCGGGATTGATCTGGGCGCTGGTTTGCAGAAAGTCCTCATACTGGCCCGCCTTGCCCTCGTGCAGGCGGCGATGCTTGGCGCTGATCAGGCCGTCGGTCAGGCTGTGATTCAGGCCGAACGGGTTGCCGATGGCGACGGCCATTTCGCCGACCTCGACCGAATCGGAATCGGCCAGTTGCAGGAACGGCAGTGGTTTCGAGTGCGAAATCTTCAGCAGCGCCAGGTCGGAAACGCGATCGATCCCGACGACCTGGGCCGTTTTGACCTCGCTCTCGTTCCACAAGTAAACCTTCACCTCGTCCGCCGACGCGACGACGTGGGCGTTGGTCAGCAAAAAGCCGTCGGGGCTGATGAGAAATCCGGTGCCCAGGG
The genomic region above belongs to Myxococcales bacterium and contains:
- a CDS encoding trypsin-like serine protease, with translation MKRMVQILLVVLLGFGLSGCFFAYRAPVDDGATPVVDRQPRGLPGYPEKIWTDAPDDNGQAMPLASDTFVKLAGRANPAVVNIFTETNIRTRVGDPLGLFTIRTPNLDFNANALGTGFLISPDGFLLTNAHVVASADEVKVYLWNESEVKTAQVVGIDRVSDLALLKISHSKPLPFLQLADSDSVEVGEMAVAIGNPFGLNHSLTDGLISAKHRRLHEGKAGQYEDFLQTSAQINPGNSGGPLLDLHGAVVGVNTAIIAGGQGIGFAVPSNLAKEVVPHLLSYGRVRASYIGIEVGEVTPDLAKRMELSEARGGVVTDVIAAGPAERAGLAKNDIILAVNKTQVHDAAALARTVSLLIADRPAVLTVLRGGKQIKITLTPIMAPADRETGRK